AACATACGCTCCCACAAATGTAACCACTTCACAAAATAATAGTCAGCAAATGCCACAAGGAAAGCATTACGAATTCGACAGGGGAATGCTTCAAAATTCACTCAGGTCAGTTGGCCAAGGAACTCAGTGTGACGCGATTgaaaattgacaaaatattttagttttctaCAAATGAAGACAACACtttaataaagatttaatAGCTTTGTCATAAaagtaatcaaaataaaaagtttgaTTTACTTAGTTTGTTGAATGGAAAGAAATTGAAAGGAATgtggaatacaaaataataaaatataaaatctataaaaaggaaaataaaaagtaagtggaagaaatatataaagtaataaataatattctattttattaacaataaaaaaaatgcagagAATCATTTCACTCGAGCTCAATTTAAGTGaccaaataaaaccaaatcgaAATCCATccatttattgattttaatttgcacatcatttaatttgaatattattctTACTCTACTAATCTATAAAACTGTTTAGTCTTAAggaattatgaaaatttatgtTTGATATCATATTCAATAACGGATTACTACTTGATAGATGACAACTCAAACATAAAACAGCCCAaagaaaaagtgtaaaaagaGCGCGGTGAATTTGACTTAAATTGACAGTTCAAATTGCAGTTTGTGGTTGTAAAGGAAAAGAAGGAATGCAGAACGGAAAGAAAACGCTTTGAATAGAAATCGGAAATGTTTGCTAACTGCAGGTTTCTGCCATAAACTTTCCCGTCTAGTGACATTTTCGTGTTGCAAAAACTTTGCCTACTCTTGTTTTctgcatttataataaaaaaaaaatcagaaacTATTTGCGACTTATCGCCAAAAAATGGGCCattgaataaatatgaaaagccaatggccataaatattttctgatcggcttttcatttccatttctattttctttcttttttttgcgcgcGTGTCGCAAATATTCTCGActctggtttttttttttgtttgtattttatgttatgttatgtttttgCGTGCACGGTTTTGCACATGgcgcagcaaaatatttttagacaGAGCTGGGAGAGAACGCGAGCGAGACACGTTAAAATCATTTATGCCGCTTTAAAAAAGCCACAAATGTCGGCTGCTAGCAGACCGACTGACAGCTGAGCAGCAAACATGGATTTTGTGTATTGTGAAAGGGATTTGCACGGCTGTAAAGCGCGAGCTGAAAAGTACGAGTCCAATACTCgtacattacgtatacgccgcgCTATGCCGCGTATACTTTTACGACGATAGAAAACGCGACGCGCAGCTTTACGATGCCCGcatcatttgattttattgcaaatggGCCGAAGAGCGGCTCGCAAGTGtcaaaaaaactcaaaaaaaaaaagtaaagaaatgGGGAAAAAGTAACAAAAGCAATGCAAACATATTAAGGAATATATCTCTGTCTCTGAAGCGACGCAATGTTTCGCCAGAGTTGCGTTACGTTGAGATACGGTGGCGTATGAGCAACGTGGCCCTGTCCTTGAGCCAGTTGCGCCCTTTGTTTGTGATTAATGCGATGATTCCGACAATGCCGAGCATGCAACGAAGCGCAGCAcgtcaaatgcaaataaccGGCGGGTTGAATATAATCAAATcgaaatggcaacaacatcaaagTTGACGACAACGGAAACTGCAGCTTAACAAATacaacacaacgcaacacacacacatacacacaaacacccaACGGCAATAGTTGAAAAGTGGGCTGTAAACCGGTAagggtgtgtgtgagtgtgtgttgaatttgtgtttgtgccaAGGCcagaaaaatcaattaaattatgaaattccTATGCAACTGTTTCACAAAATCATTGCCCATATGCCCAGCTGTTTCTGTTTGCAACTTGTTATTGTTCCTCGAGCATTTGCACACAGCACAGAAAATCTGCCAAagcttaacaaatattttcctGTTTTATTGACATTTTCTATTTACAGCCGGACAGTCGAGACAGAcgaacagcaaaaaaaaagcaaaaacaaaaccgatAGACAGACTAGATTCCATTCCATTATTTCGACAGGTTATTTTCCTTCTTCATAGCAAAAATCGAGAGAAAGAATTTCCGagaaaatgttgcatacttttaggtgtCACATTAGCATATGACAAATATTGCTTCGATAATGGAATATAGCAGTGTCGCATTCACAACGTAAACTCGCAAGCAAAAGCATTTTCATCTTTTGATGTCAAGGCAGCTGCAAGCTGAATATGCTCCACTTTACAGGAATGCCATTCAATTCTACTATCAAACTTGTCTTTAAGTCGTTAAATTTTGATATTCGATGTAATGTCAACTGCAACTCAGATGTATGTAAATGGAATTAAGGGAATTCATAAAATAGAAACTTTATCAATATTGGACGTAATATTCATATTCAgcataacaaatatatttatttaaaaaaactataataagtatagtagacacaaaataaatattaattatagttAAATCAAACTGTTTTTAACTTACCTGTGCTTTCGCTTTTTACCTATTCGTTGGCAATTCTTTAACGATGTTATTATCGTCTTTTGGCAATATTGTGATTACTCGATGAACAATTATATTAAAGAATGATCTGATTCGATAATAacttcaatttttaaaataactgaaagccaaataaattaaaagtccACTTTGCATTCTGATTCACAATCAGATGTGATTTGTTTATCTCAACAATAATTGGctaaactttttaattggGTAAGAAGTGTTTTTCAACTTTGGAACAGAAAAAATTTTGCTGATAAAAAGGTTTATAAATTCCAATTTTCTCGCAGTTCAATAGAGTTTATGAACGGCAAAACACACTCACGAAATGTCCGACAGTTCGTTCTCATATCGTCGCCAAAATGTCGATCTCTACGAAGAGATATTATCCTGGCTAACGACTCCCAATCTACCGCCAAAGGAATTGGAGCACCGTCGTGAAATGCTGCAACTGCGTCTTCTGCTGCTGAACAAGCTGGACGAGGATTATTATATCAGACGCTACATCAAGCTGCGCACGCGCTCCGAAGATACATAAGACAAATAGTTGGTTTATTTGTTATTCCTTTAATCAGCATTGGAGGCTGATCaacgttttaattttttttgcgtaATGTTTGCATAATGAATGTGATtcgttttgcttgtttttctttttttatgttgttataataatataattataatagtACAATAAACATAATACATAATAGTTATAGTGAATTCTTCTTGAAACTCAATTCTTCCCtctccttttgctttttgctcaATTAATTGagtcatatataatatatcgaatatttatatggtattatatatatatatatatatatcgtataaatagatttaaaacatttgaatttttgcatttctccTGCTCTCGCTcctattttaaaaatttagttCGTGGCGctaattcaaatatatttgccaAATTATTAAGGAGATATTCAATTGACAAAAAATGGATAAcataaaatttttggaaatttcaatttgaagtaGTAGATTAGATGATAAGAAAAAACAACTCAACatgtgaataaatatttaaaggtaaaacataaatttcattaaggATTACATTGATTGATTTGGGGGTTTAGTTGGCAAATTAAAGCGTACCAGTTTGAAGATTGAGTTTGAAAACGGTTTTACCGCTGTTGCTGATAGATAGGAATGTTATTTTTGACGGCATCGTTTTGAAGATGATAACCAggtgctgccgctgctgctgttgccggcGGCATGCCTCCCAGATGCGTCATCGACATGGCTGccatttgctgttgcagctgacTAAATTGATCGTTGTGATTGTTTTGtggtggttgctgttgctgtgatggtagctgctgctgctgttgctgttgctgtggagCCATATAACTCTGTGTAACTGGAGGTGCTCCATTTGGTGCATAAAACTGAGGCGGCTGCGCTGTGGCGCCTGCCGGCAAATAAGCCTGTGGCAAAGGCGCCTGCTgtggtggttgctgctgctgctgctgtggttgctgttgttgttgttgcaatggaatttgctgttgatgctgaggGGACATGTAAGCGTGTGGCAGCgattgtggctgctgttggaTTTGTGTGGCTGCAGGTGGCACCGCGGCAAATTGCGGAGGAAGATTGGctggcaattgttgttgctgctgctgctgctgttgctgttgaagtTGATCTGCAGGCATTGGCATGTGGTAATTGGTAGGTGGTTGCTGAGGATTAACTGCTGTAGGCTGGCCGTTGTACAAGGGCTGGGGATGAGTGGGATGAGGCGGCAATGCTGCAATCGAACAAGAAAATTCGATAGCAATTCATTAAACAAATGTATTACGCCAATGTAACTTACAGTTCAACTGCGGCGCATGTCCATTCTGATACGGCATTGGATATCCAGCCACAGGCGGTGCTACAGTTGTGGGTGGTGGCGCATTGCTGGGCTGTGGCCCGGTATAGGGCAGCGAATGCATGCCCGGGAATGCCGAATGTTGACTAGGCGGAAAGCCTACACCATTGGGATAACCAGGTGCTCCATAAATCGCAGCACCAGGAAATCCGCCAGGTATAAAACCTCCTCCAACAGGGCCACCAAATTGTGCAGCCGCTGCACGGTCATCACGCATGAGTCGATGATACAGATTGATAGATTCGACTAGATCCGAGGAAAGCTGCGTCAGCTGAGCATGCTTGCGATCCACACGCTCCAGTTCGGCGTCGATAAGCGGCCCCATTTGATGCACCTGCTGCTCAAGTTGCAGCATTTCCTCGCTATCTTGCGACGGATCCTCGGGATTGGCCTCGTGCAACAGATGCAGCAATCGATCGATTTTGGCCTCATCGATTTCCACCGGCTGTGCGGCAGCTGCTTCAGTCTTTTGTTGCAACAATAGGGCTTCCTCCtcggctgcagcagctgcggccTGCTTTTGggcattatttttatgctgTTGATTGATGTCCAGTCGCTCAGGATCCACGGACAAATCGGCAGTGACAAAATTGGAGGGAAACAGACCCTCTCCACTGTCATTGTAGCCCTTCCACCAGTTGGCATCGCTGTCGTCCTGCACATGAATAATATCGCCAGCAAGGAAAGTTAACTCGTTCTCCTCGGCAGCCTCAAAGTCGTACAAGGCGCGTACAGTTCGTGTAGAAGCTGTAGCACcagcatttccatttccattgccattgctggaCGTGGACACGTTCGATACAGAGTTTCCGCCAAACGAGGGATACAACGAGGGATAGGCACTGCTGGTGGTTGCTGAAGCAGCTTTTGAGGCTGTATGCTGTTGCTTTGggctgcttttgctgtccTTAAGCGACAGCTCAATGGCCTTGGCAATGTCATCCTGCTCCTGCTGGCTACTGACCACATTTGGATCCTTGGCCAAACTTAATGCGGcagctttggctgctgctgatttgCCGCTGCTCTTGTCATTCAGATTACTAAAGTCATGGCCCTCGATCCGTAGCTTGGTATACAGCGAGGGTATCAGATTAAGTTCTGGATCATTCTTAAAATCATTCTCTGCCCAATTCTTCAGCACTTGTCGCATTTtctgaaaaacaaaataagggGAAATGTTTAGAATTAATATCGAATATCGTCTGAACAGCATTTCGAACTTACCAATGAAACTTTGGGCTGTGCTTTGCCGAGTAGACGTCTAAACTCGGTTTCGAAATCACGTGATGCAACCTCCAGGTGAAATGGCTTGCCACAATTGTTGGCACACGAGTCGAGCAAAACAATCGCTTGCATCACAACATGGGGATCAGTGTGACCCATGCGTCGCATCACCGCCTTGAGACAATCCTTGGCCAAACGTGGATTATTTGTCACCTTGTCGCATACATCGAGTATGAGGGACCAATTCTCACTTGTATTCGTCTCGCTGGTGGCCTTTTCTGTGGACAACAAATGGTTAGTCGAGTTTATcggcaaaaaaataatgaaagaaaaCAGAGGAGCAACAAAGAAGAATCAAACAGAGCAACGACTTTTGTTACTTTATTTGCTTATCAATCGAAATGGGAATTGGTAATGCGAATGGGAATTGAATACGAAAGCATTGTTGACTCATAGTGACAGCTATGAAAAGCGATAAGAATCGTAATAAATCCAAACCATAATCAATACTATATTTCGCAAATTGCtttcaaacaaaatgcaaatatcgaataaattaagtattcTAGTCATAATcatcttttattattaatgtgaGTCTAATATTAagcctttttttttaatccatTTTACTAATAAGaatttgttgtaaataaaatacaattttgggATGAGCCAGATTGATTAAGGTTTGTCCCCAATTCTGATGGAAATTTCATgagaaaatttaattgttcatcgaatttatttttaaatttaatttttaatattaacaatGCATGGGAAATTCATGCAGGGTTAAATTTTACTCgagatttgttttattatatttgtttttgttctgtAGAAGTAGAAACTTAAAAAAGAATCCTATCATCAATTTAATACGTAGTTcgttattttaattcaaaattctgTACTGTTAGCGATTTGGTGTTTAGGATTAAATTAAAGgtcaattacaatttaagaTTAAACATTGAGAAGCAGTTCCAAAAAGTGTTCTTGGATCTGTCTGCGCTGTCAAGTTCTGaatgtaattataaatttatttcaatttaatgtcTCAGCGAGCAGACGAGAGTTTTGTTATTACGTTCAAATGATTGACAGTGGGCAGGGGTTGCCAAGGGAGGTTGCTAGGGGGTGGTAGCTCGGTTTGAA
This DNA window, taken from Drosophila nasuta strain 15112-1781.00 chromosome 2L, ASM2355853v1, whole genome shotgun sequence, encodes the following:
- the LOC132783938 gene encoding signal transducing adapter molecule 1, translating into MGIFGQSSPFDADVEKATSETNTSENWSLILDVCDKVTNNPRLAKDCLKAVMRRMGHTDPHVVMQAIVLLDSCANNCGKPFHLEVASRDFETEFRRLLGKAQPKVSLKMRQVLKNWAENDFKNDPELNLIPSLYTKLRIEGHDFSNLNDKSSGKSAAAKAAALSLAKDPNVVSSQQEQDDIAKAIELSLKDSKSSPKQQHTASKAASATTSSAYPSLYPSFGGNSVSNVSTSSNGNGNGNAGATASTRTVRALYDFEAAEENELTFLAGDIIHVQDDSDANWWKGYNDSGEGLFPSNFVTADLSVDPERLDINQQHKNNAQKQAAAAAAEEEALLLQQKTEAAAAQPVEIDEAKIDRLLHLLHEANPEDPSQDSEEMLQLEQQVHQMGPLIDAELERVDRKHAQLTQLSSDLVESINLYHRLMRDDRAAAAQFGGPVGGGFIPGGFPGAAIYGAPGYPNGVGFPPSQHSAFPGMHSLPYTGPQPSNAPPPTTVAPPVAGYPMPYQNGHAPQLNSLPPHPTHPQPLYNGQPTAVNPQQPPTNYHMPMPADQLQQQQQQQQQQQLPANLPPQFAAVPPAATQIQQQPQSLPHAYMSPQHQQQIPLQQQQQQPQQQQQQPPQQAPLPQAYLPAGATAQPPQFYAPNGAPPVTQSYMAPQQQQQQQQLPSQQQQPPQNNHNDQFSQLQQQMAAMSMTHLGGMPPATAAAAAPGYHLQNDAVKNNIPIYQQQR